Part of the bacterium genome is shown below.
GGCGTCCTTCTCGAACAGTTGAAAGGCGTGGGGCGCCTGGACTACCTCGTCGCCCACCACGCCGAGCAGGACCACTCCGGCTCCATCCCCGACGTGCTGGCGATGTTCCCCGACGCAAAGCTCGTCACCTCCGAGAAGGCCAAGGGGATGCTCATGGACCTGCTGCGGGTCCCGGAGGAGCGGTTCAAGGTGGTGGCCGACGGTGAGACGCTGGACCTGGGCGGCAAGACGCTGAAGTTCATCTACACCCCGTGGGTCCACTGGCCGGAGACCTTCGTGACCTACCTGGCGGAGGACAAGATTTTATTCAGTTGCGATTTCTTCGGCTCGCACCTGGCGACGAGCGAGCTATACGCCGACGGGGAGCGGGTGGTGGCCGGTCCGGCCAAGCGGTACTACGCCGAGATAATGATGCCCTTCGCCGGCATCATCGCGAAGAACCTGAAGAAGCTGGAGCCGTACGAGTTCAAGTTCATCGCGCCGAGCCACGGCCCGATTCACTCCCGGCCGGAGGTCATCGTAAAAGCTTACGACGAGTGGGTGAACGGCGAGCCGAAAAACGTCGCGGTGCTGCCCTTCGTCTCCATGCACGGCAGCACGCTGGAGATGGTCAATCACCTCACCTCGGGTCTGGCGGAGCGCGGGGTGCGGGTGGAGCGCTTCGATCTGGCCTCGGTGGACATCGGGGCTTTGGCGATGTCCCTGGTGGACGCGGCGACGATCATCGTCGGCACGCCGACGGTCCTCGCCGGTCCGCACCCGCTGGCGGCCTACGCGACTCTTCTGGCCAACGCGCTGCGGCCCAAGGCGCGGTTCCTCTCCATCATCGGCTCCTACGGCTGGGGCGGCAAGACGGTGGAGACCCTGGCGTCGCTCATCCCCAACCTGAAGGTCGAGGTTCTGGCGCCGGTGCTGGCGAAAGGGCTGGCCGGGGAGGCCGATTTCGAGGCCCTGGACCGCCTGGCCGACGCCGTGGCCGAGCGTCACAAGAAGGCCGGGTTGAAATAGTCAAATCCGCGTCGCGGGGCGGTTCCGACCGCCCCTTTTTCGACCCGCGGTCGGTCGTTCGGGCTTGAGCGGACGCCCGGTTCGGTGTATCATCCCCCGGTAACCGACCCCAAGGAGAGCCGATGTCCGTCGTCCTCACCGGCGCTAATCTCACCCCCGAGCGGCTGAAGGCCGTCGCGGTGGACCGCGAGCGGGTGGAGATCCCCCCCGAGGCCCTGGAGCGCGTGGACCGCTGCCGGGCCATGTGCGAGCAAAAGATTTCCAAGCGCGAAATCATGTACGGGGTGACCACGGGCATCGGCGAGTTCTCCGAGACGGTGCTCACGCCGGAGCAGACGCGGGACTACCAGCGGTATCTGATTTACTCGCACGCGGCGGGCATCGGGGAGCCCATGCCCGAGCCGTGGGTGCGGGCGGCGATGGCCGGCCGGATAAACGTGCTGGTCCACGGCAACTCGGGCTGCCGGCGCGAGGTGCCTCTGACCATGGCCGCCATCCTCAACGCCGGGGTGACCCCGGTGGTCTGCATGCGTGGGTCCGTGGGCGCGTCGGGCGACCTGTCGCCCATGGGGCAGATGGCGCTGGTGGCGATGGGCGAGGGCGAGGCGTTCTACAAGGGCGAGCGGCTTCCCGGGGCCGAGGCGATGCGCCGGGCCGGGGTGCCCACCATCACCTACGAGGCCCGCGACGGCCTGGCCGCCATCAACGGCTCCAATTTCATCACCGGCGTCGGTTCGCTCCTCCTGCTGGAGATGGAGACCTGGCTCAAGACCCAAGACGTGGCCGCCGCCATGACCCTCGAGATTCTCAACGTCAACATGAGTGGCTACGACGAGCGGCTGCACCGCGTCCGGGGGCACGCCGGCTCGATCACGGTGGCGAAAAACATCCGGCGGCTGACCGAGGGGTCGCCGCTTCTCGCGCGCCCTGGCAAAAAAGTCCAGGACGCCTACTCCCTGCGCTCGACCCCCCAGTCGGCCGGTCCGGCCCGCACAGCCCTGGCTCACGCCCGCGAGGTCTTCCTCACCGAGCTCAACGGCGTCGGCGACAACCCGATCTTCTTCCCCGAGGATAACGAGGTCATCGCCGGGGCCAACTTCCAGGGCACGCCCATGGCCTTGGTCCTGGAGTACGCCTCGATGGGCGTGGTGACGGCGGCGGTTCTCGCCGAGCGGCGCATCAACCGCCTGATGAACCCCGCCCTGTCGGGAGGGCTGCCCGGTTTCCTGACCCACGGGGGCGGGATGTTCTCCGGGATGATGTTGACCCAGTACACCGCCGGGGCGATGGTCTGCGAGTGCCGGGTGCTCTCGACTCCGGCGGCCGTGGGCAGCATCCCCGCCGCGGCGGACCAGGAGGACTTCGTCTCGATGGGCTGGACCACCACTCTGAAGACGCGCCAGATAATGGACCTCGTCCCCGGCGTGCTGGGGATCGAAATCATGGCCGCCTGCCAGGCGCGCGATTTCCGCAAGACGGACTTCGCCCCGGCCACTCAGGCCGTCTACGGGCTGGTCCGGGAGCACGTGGCGCACCTGGACGAGGACCGGCCGCTCTACGACGACAATAACAAGATGGCCGAGCTGGTCCGCTCGGGGGCGATACTGGCGGTCGCCGAGAAGGTCATCGGCCCGCTGGACTGACCGTCCGGCGGTGAGGACGCTGTCAGTCCCCTCCCCCCTCTGGGGGGAAGCGCGCTTACGGGCGAGGGTGAGGGGTAAAGCAGCCCCCCTCTCCCTTTTAGGGAGAGGGTAGGGGTGAGGGTCGAGGTAGGGAATGTAAAAGCGGCGGGGATTGAAATCCCCGCCCTACATTTTCCCTCTTCCCGTGGGAGCGGCTCGCAGACGGGTTGGGGTGAGGGTTGCCACCTGTCCCCTCTCCCTTTTAGGGAGAGGGTAGGGGTGAGGGTCGAGGTAGGGAATGTAAAAGCGGCGGGGATTGAAATCCCCGCCCTACATTTACGAAGGCCGGGGTGAGGGTCGGCGCGGTTTCCCTCTCCCTGTGGGAGAGGGATTAAGGGTGAGGGCTGCCTTAGAAAACGGGCGGATACACCGCCCTTTCGTTTATCCCCGTAT
Proteins encoded:
- a CDS encoding FprA family A-type flavoprotein: MKPRKITENVHWLGAVDWDRRLFDQLIPLPDGTSYNAYLVRGRDKTVLLDTVDPPMRGVLLEQLKGVGRLDYLVAHHAEQDHSGSIPDVLAMFPDAKLVTSEKAKGMLMDLLRVPEERFKVVADGETLDLGGKTLKFIYTPWVHWPETFVTYLAEDKILFSCDFFGSHLATSELYADGERVVAGPAKRYYAEIMMPFAGIIAKNLKKLEPYEFKFIAPSHGPIHSRPEVIVKAYDEWVNGEPKNVAVLPFVSMHGSTLEMVNHLTSGLAERGVRVERFDLASVDIGALAMSLVDAATIIVGTPTVLAGPHPLAAYATLLANALRPKARFLSIIGSYGWGGKTVETLASLIPNLKVEVLAPVLAKGLAGEADFEALDRLADAVAERHKKAGLK
- a CDS encoding aromatic amino acid ammonia-lyase, whose amino-acid sequence is MSVVLTGANLTPERLKAVAVDRERVEIPPEALERVDRCRAMCEQKISKREIMYGVTTGIGEFSETVLTPEQTRDYQRYLIYSHAAGIGEPMPEPWVRAAMAGRINVLVHGNSGCRREVPLTMAAILNAGVTPVVCMRGSVGASGDLSPMGQMALVAMGEGEAFYKGERLPGAEAMRRAGVPTITYEARDGLAAINGSNFITGVGSLLLLEMETWLKTQDVAAAMTLEILNVNMSGYDERLHRVRGHAGSITVAKNIRRLTEGSPLLARPGKKVQDAYSLRSTPQSAGPARTALAHAREVFLTELNGVGDNPIFFPEDNEVIAGANFQGTPMALVLEYASMGVVTAAVLAERRINRLMNPALSGGLPGFLTHGGGMFSGMMLTQYTAGAMVCECRVLSTPAAVGSIPAAADQEDFVSMGWTTTLKTRQIMDLVPGVLGIEIMAACQARDFRKTDFAPATQAVYGLVREHVAHLDEDRPLYDDNNKMAELVRSGAILAVAEKVIGPLD